The DNA segment GATGATCGTGACCTGCGTCAAGACGCGGCTGGTGCACGCGGCCGTCCGGCACCTGCTGCCGCGGTCGCCGTACTGGTCGGGCGCGGCCGACGAGGACATCCCGATCAGCCAGCGGGACATGATGGTCACCTGGCACAGCCTGCCGACGACGGTCATGCAGAAGCTCACCGCGTGGAAAGTCCCGATCGCCTCGGCCGAATCCGAAGGTTTCCTGCACTCGTGGCAGGTGGGCGCGCACCTGCTCGGCATCATGGACGAGTACATCCCCGCCTCGTGGAACGAGGCCAACGCACAGGCCAAACAGGTGCTCGACCCCGTGCTCGCCCCGACGCCGGAGGGAATCCGGCTTGCCGAGATCCTGCTCAACCTCGGCGCCGAGATCGACGCGGGCATCCTCAGCAAACCCGTTCTCGGCGCGTTCACCCGATTCATGCTCGGCGACCGGATCGCGGGCTGGCTTGAGATCCCGAGGGAACCACTGTGGGATCCGTTGCTGCGCACGGCATGGGGGCCGTTCGTCGCCGTCCGCGAAGGTCTGCTGCCGTTCCCGCTCGCGCCGGAGGCCTACTGGACCTTCGACGAGTTCCTGCGAAGGGCGGCGCTGCTGTTCCTGTCGGAGGCACGGCCGATCAGCATCGAGATCCCGGAAGGCAACCGGCCCTTCTGACCCCGCACGGCACCACCGTTTCTCACGCTCGATTCACGAATTTCCGGCTCGGAGAGGAGTCAGCACATGGCGAGGCTCAGCAGGCGTTCGGCGTTGATCTCGGGTGGCGCGCTGGGGGCACTCGGCGCGCTGGGGACGAGTTCGCCCGCACAGGCGCGCTCGCCGCTGCGGTGGACGTGGCAGCCAAGCGGCTCCGTCGCGGGATCGGGGGCCGGTGCCGACCCCCGCTGGGTGTGGGACGAGGAAGCCGACCCGTTGCTGGCTTCACTGCTCGACCGTGGCGTCATCCCGAAGGTCAACGAACTGTTGTGGAACTGGGAACGCAACGAGCAGGCGCTGCCTGCGGGGCTGCCATCGGATTTGCGGGACTTCATGGAACACGCCCGCCGGATGCCACCGTGGGCCGACAAGAACAAACTCGAACGCGCGGCTGAATTCAACAAGAGCAGGGGGATCTACCTCAACCTGTGCAACGGTCCGGGCGGCGGCATCCTCGCGACCGCCATTCCCAACGAGGCCCGTTCGGTCTACTACTCGGCGGGCGGCGCCGACATGGAGGACCGGGTCGCGAAGACGAGCCTGTTCGGGTTCGCCGTCGGCTCGCTCGACGCCTACCGGCCGGGAGGCTCGTGTGTGATCGAATGCGTCAAGACCCGGCTCGTGCACGCGGCGGTGCGGCATCTGTTGCAGCAGTCTCCACATTGGAAGGGCGACATTCCCATCTCGCAGGAGGACATGCTCGTCACCTGGCACACGCTGCCGACCTTCGCGATGAGGAAGATGCGGGAGTGGAACGTTCCCATCAGCAAGGCGGACTCCGACGCGTACCTGCACGTGTGGCAGGTGACCGCGTACTTGCTGGGAATAAAGGAAGAGTACATTCCGGCCGACTGGGAAGCGGCCTACGCGCAGTCCGACCAGATCCTTCCCCGCAACATGGGCCCGACCCCGGAAGGCGTCAAACTCACCGACATCCTGCTCGGCCAGCTCGCCGAGCAGACCAGTCCGGCGAGCATCAGCCGTCCACTGTGCAACGCGCTCGCGCGCTACCTCGTCGGCGATCAGGTGGCCGACTGGGACGGCATCCCGCGCGAACCCGTGTGGGACAGGCTGCTTCCGCAGATGTGGCCGCTGCTGGTGAGATTCCGTGAGGGGCTGGTGCCGTTGCCGCTGGTTCCGGAAGCCGCGTGGACCATCGACGAAGCTCTTCGCCAGTACATTCTCTTCTACCTCACCAAAGGCAAGGAGACGAAGATCGAGATTCCCACGCACAACCGGCCGGAGTGACGCGGGATGCGGCACGTCATCGGCAGGCGGCGGTTTCTCGGCTACGTGCTGGCCGCCCCGACACTCGTCGCGGCGGCGGAGTTCGGCAGGACACCGGCGGCGCAGGGAAAGGCCGGTGTTCCGGGATCGCTCGGATTGCCGTCACCGGAGATCACCGACGTCGTCGACCTCAACGACATGATGACCCTCGCGGCATTGCCGACGGCCAACCTGATCACCGTCGAGGTCGGCGGGGACGGCACCGTGTCGTTCGCGTTGCCGCGAGCCGAGGTGGGGCAGGGGATCACCACCTCGACGGCCATGCTGATCGCGGAGGAACTCGGCGTCCCGGTGCCGAAGGTGCGCGTGACGCTGGCCGACGCGCGGCCGGAGCTGGTATTCAACCAGCTCACCGGCGGTTCCAACACGACGATCTCGACCTACGTCCCGGTCAGGGTCGCCGCGGCCGTGGCACGGCTGCGGTTGTTCGAAGCGGCGTCGGCGAGACTCGGTGTCCCGGCCACGCGACTGGAGTCGCGCGAAGGGATCGTCTCCGTCCCCGGCCGCGCGGGCGGTATCGGTATCGGCGAACTCGCCGTCGCGGCGGCGAGCGCCCGCACCGAACCGGTCACCGTGGAATTGCGCCGCCGCGAGGCGTTCACGGTCATCGGAACACCGCACAACCGGGTCGACGCGCTGGAGGCGGTCACCGGGCGCAAGGTCTTCACCCTCGATCTCGACATTCCCGGCGCGTTGCCGACGATGGTGTGCAGGGCGCCGACCATCAACGGAAAGCCGGGTGCGGTGGCGAACCTCGCCGAGGTCCGCGCGATGGAAGGGGTCACCGACGTCGCCGCGATCAGCACCGGCGTCGCCGTGCGCGCGAGGACGTTCGGGCGCTGTATCGACGCGGTTCGGGCACTGCGGGTGTCCTGGAAACCTGGTACCGCGGAAGGCAAATCCGACGACACCGTGCTCGCCGAGCTACGGGCCGCCGAACTTCCGCTGGCCCCGAAACCACCGCTCGTCGGCGCGGTGGAGGGCAGGTTCACGTTCCATTTCCGGGGCAACAGCGCGCTCGAACCGAACTGCGCCATCGCCGACGTCCGGCAAGGACGCGCCGAGATCTGGTCGTCGCTCAAGTCGCCCATCGTGGCCAAGCAGGCCATCGCGGCCCGGCTCGGGTTGCCGCAGAACGCGGTCACCGTGCACGTCACCGAAGGCGGGGGTTCCTTCGGGCGCAAGCTGTTCTTCGACGCGGCACTGGAAGCCGCCGAGGCGTCCCGGAAGTTCGGCAAGCCCGTCAAACTGATGTGGCATCGCGCCGACGACACGAGACAGGGCCGCACCCATCCCATGGCCACCTCGCGAATCCGGGCGACCTACGTGGGCAACACGGTGACCAGCTTCGGCCAGCGGCACACCAGTGTCTCGACCGATCTCGGCCACGGCCTCGGTGAGATCATCACGGCCACGGCGGCGCGACTGCCGGTCGGCGACATCGGTTTCGCCGAGACGTTCTTCCAGCTGTCCCAGACGATGTCCTACGACTTCGGGCTCAGCACGCGGTTGCTCGCCGAGACGGATCGCGGCTTCAACACCGGCAGTATGCGCAACGTCTACTCGCCCGACGTGACGTGTGCGAGGGAACTGATCGTCGACCAGCTCGCCGCGAGAATGGGAAAGGATCCCTACGAGTTTCGTCGTGACTTTCTGAGGGACGCGCGCTCGCGCGCGGTGCTGGAGCGAGCGGCGGAAGCGGGCGGCTGGGGCGCGCCGGAACCGGAGGGCATCGCGCACGGCATCGCTTTTCACGCCGAGTACAAGTCGGTCAGCGCGTGTTTCGTCGAACTGGATTGCCGTCCCGAGACCGTCGAAAGGCCCGTCCGCGACGGAGTCGCGGGACCCCGCGTCACCAGGGTCGTCTTCGCCGTCGACACCGGCCTCGTCGTCAATCCCCGTGGGCTGCGAGCGCAGATGATGGGCGGCATCATGGACGGCATCGCGCTCGCCCTGACCTCCAGCCTGCACCTGCGCGAAGGACACTTCCTCGAAGCGAGCTGGGACAACTACTTCTACACGCGACAGTGGAACACCCCGCCACGACTGGACATCATCGTCGTACCGAGCGCGAGCGACGAACCGGGCGGGGCGGGGGAACTCGCCGTCGCGGCCTCCACGGCGGCCGTCGCCTGTGCCTACGGCCGTGCGACGGGGACCATGCCGACGAGTTTCCCCGTCAACCACGCGCGGCTTTCCTTCGAGCCCAAACCTGCTGTCCCGCCGGTTCCCCCTTCGCCGACGGACGGGATTTCCCATGCCTGGTAAGGAGAATCGCGTGCCGGAACACACCTTCCGCGTCAACGGCGAGCAGGTCGTCGTCGACGTCGCCGACGAAGAACGCCTGCTGTGGGTACTGCGGGACATCCTCGGCATCACCGGGCCGAAGTACGGCTGCGGCATCAACGTGTGCAAGGCGTGCACGAGCCATCTCAACGGCCGGGCCGTGAATCCCTGCGCGATACCGGTCGCCGACCTGCGGCCGACCGACGAGGTCACCACCATCGAAGGGCTCGCGGCGACCTCGGGCGAGCAGCTGCACCCGATGCAGCGGGCGTGGCTCGATCACGACGTCGCCCAATGCGGCTACTGCCAGCCCGGCCAGATCATGGCCGCCGTCGCGCTGGTGCGCCGGGCGGCGGCCGAGGGAAGGGAGATTACCGAGGCCGATCTCGACGGCCTGCGCAACATCTGCCGCTGTGGCACGTACTTCCGGATCAGGGAAGCCATCAAGGACGGTGCGAAGAGGATGTCCGAAGCGTGAACGCGGGGCTCAGCTTTCGAGCTTCGCCTCGATCGCCTCGTACACGGTCGTGATGTACTCCCCGGTCGTCCACTCGGCGATCTCCTCGTCGGTGAACGGCAGCTCTCTGCGGCTTTCGATCTCCTCCTCGCTGAAGCCGGTCGAACCGTTGCGCTCCCGGCTCTGGGAGGCGTCCCTCGCCATTCTGACCTCCCGGTCCATCGGGTAATCGACGGTCACGAACAGCGCGTAGTCCTTCGTGCGGATGGCGGCGAACGCCGAACCGTCGTACACCCCGGCGGCGTTGATCGCGTAGGCGTGGCCCTCTTCCCACGGGCCTTCGATGGCCTCGTCGAGGAACGGAGTCAGGGCGTCGTTCTCCTCACGGTTCGTGCGTTGCGGACCGGGTTCCAGCTCTTCGTAGTATTCGGTCCACTTTGCCAGGCGTTCCCGGTAGTACGCCTCGACTCCGCTCCTGGCGGGTTCCTTGCCGTTGTACACCGCGATGGCGACGTAGCCCTTGTAGTCGTTGCGCGCGTCGGGCACCTTGATGATCGGCTCGGCCTCGCAGTCGAAGGTGTTGGGTGTCCTCGCGTTGCCCATCGGCATATAGGTGGGGCCGAATCCGAACTCGGAGGACGACATCCGTTCCGCCGCGAGTTCCGGCTGCACGGTCGGGCAGAACTCGTCCTGCCAGGAGCCGATCACCTGGGCCCTGTCGCCACCCTCGCCCGAGCCTTCGGCGCCGGTGCCACCGCCGGTGCCCGGCGAGCCGCCACAGGCCGCCAGCAACAGGCCCAGCGCGCTCACTGCCGTGGTGCGGCGAAGCGCCGCTCGTATCGTCATCGTCGAGATCCCCATGTCGTTTTCGTGAACACCGGAGCACTCCGGGTACGGGCCGTTCCCGTAGACCAGGATCACGGGGCGGCTTTCCCCTGGCTTTCGCGGCGAGGAAAGTCGCCGCACCGGTGGTCGTGGCCGGATGTGGCACGACCGAGGTGCGAGGAACCGCGGCGATGCCGTCAGCCGTCGAGGAGAACGGGCCTGTCCGCGTACGGGCGGCACGGTGTGGAAGAACCTCCGCGAGGTGGCATCGCGACCGCGCTTCGCCAGCTGGACCCAGAGCAGTACGCCGAATTCGAGGAGCTGGAGGTCGACGGCCAGAAGGCCGTTGTCTTCAAAGCGGAGGCCGACGACCGTAGCTGTGTCGTACTGGCTGCGATGGACGAGCGGACGACGTTCGCCGTGCGGACCGTCTACGAGCGCGACGCGACCGGCCGGAGCCAGGGTTGCTCGCTCGCGGTCCAGTTCGCCGAAGAGTTCACTCCGAGCACCACCACGTGATCGTCGGCCGTGGCGGTTACGGTGGGGGCGTGAGGCCGAGCCACCCGAGGAAGGCGCCCGATGGACATCAAGGACTTCTCCCTCGACCTGTTCTCGCTGCGTGGCCGTAATGCCGTCGTCACGGGCGGCAACACCGGTCTCGGCCGTGCCTTCACCGTGGCGCTGGCCAAGGCAGGGGCGAACGTCTTCGCGCCGAGCGTCGCCGACGACGGCGGCGAGACGCTGGGGTTGGTCGAGGAGGCTGGGACGCGCCTCGAAACGATGGAGATCGACCTCACCGAGCAGGACGCGCCCGAGCGGGTCGTGCGGTCCTGCGTGGACACCCTCGGCTCGGTCGACATCCTCGTCAACTCGGCGGGCGTGTCGAAGCTGGCAGCCGTCGACGAGTTCGGCCGCGACGAGTGGGACCCGATGGTGGCGTTGAACCTGACCGCCCCGTTCGAACTCGGCAGGCTCGCCGGACGGCACATGGTGAACCAGGGCCACGGCAAGATCATCAACATCGCCTCCCTCTTCTCCTTCCTCGGCGGCCGGATGTCTCCCGCCTACGCGGCGACCAAGCACGGCATCGTCGGCTTCACCAAGGCCTACTGTGACGAGCTCGGCGCCCACAACGTCCAGTGCAACGCCATCGCGCCCGGCTACTTCGCGACGCCGCTCACCGAACGGACCCGCTCCGACCCCGCCACCAATCAGCGGGTACTCGACCACATTCCGGCCGGTCGCTGGGGAGAACTGGGTGACCTGATGGGCGCGGTGGTGTTTCTCGCCAGCAGAGCGTCGGACTATGTGAACGGGCACGTCCTCACCGTCGACGGCGGCTATCTCACCCGGTAACCCGAAGCCCGATGTAGGAACCCGAACGGAGCGCACGAGAAATGGACACGACCGCGATCATCGACCGGCTGCGCGAGATCGTCGGCCCTGAGCGGGTCGACACCGATGAGCAGGCGCTGCGCGAGGCCAGCGTCGACCGGTTCAAGAAGTACACCGCCGTCAACGGGATCTACGACGGTCCTCTCCCGGTCGCGATCGTCAACGCGGGAAGCACCGAGCACGTGGCACGAGTGCTGGCTTTCGCCAACGAGCACGGCGTCAACATCGTGCCGAGGACAGGGCGTACCGGTACCGAGGGCGGGCTGGAGACCAGCTTTCCCCGCACCGTCGTGCTCGATGGGTCCGAAATGGACGAGGTGCTGGACGTCGATCCGGTGAACATGCAGGCAACCGCCCAATGCGGCGTCCCGTTGCGGGTACTCGAAGAGCGGGTGCGCGAACTGGGGCTCACCACAGGCCACTCTCCACAGTCCAAACCGCTCGCCCAGCTCGGCGGTCTGGTCGCCACCCGCTCGATCGGCCAGTTCTCCACGCTCTACGGCGGCATCGAGGACATGGTCGTCGGCCTGGAGGCGGTGTTTCCCGACGGTACGGTCGGCAGGATCAAGAACGTGCCGCGTCGTGCGGCCGGGCCGGACATCCGGCACGTCGTCATCGGCAACGAGGGCGCGCTGTGCTTCGTCACCGAGGTTACCGTCAAGTTGTTCACCTACCAGCCGGAGAACAACCGCTTCCACGGCTACCTCATCGACGACGTGCGGACGGGCATCGACATCCTGCGCGAGATCGTCACCGGCGGCTACCACCCGTCGGTGGCCAGGGTCTACTCCGAACAGGACGCCGCGCAGCACTTCTCGCACTTCGCCGGAGGCAAGTGCGTGGCCGTGTTCCTCGCGGAGGGACCCGCGCCGCTCGCCGAGGCGACGAGCGCCGAAATCGAAAAGGTCGTGGGCGGCTACCGGCATCAGCGGGTCGACCCCGAACTGATCCGAGATTGGTTCGACAACCTCAACTGGGGCGAGGACAAGATCCGCGCCGAACAGGAAGCCATGCTCACCGAACGGCATCTCGGCTACACCACCGAGATCTCGGCGAACTGGTCGGTGATCGGCGACATCTACGACGCCGTCATCGCACGGATCACCAGCGAATACCCGCACGCCGACGACCTCACGATGCTCGGAGGGCATTCCTCGCACAGCTACCAGACCGGAACCAACATGTACTTCGTGTACGACTACCGGATCAATTGCGAGCCGCGCGAGGAGATCACGAAGTACCACATCCCGCTCAACGCGATCATCGTCGAGGAAACCCTCGCCCGTGGCGGTTCGATGGTCCACCACCACGGCATCGGCAAGTACCGGACACCGTGGACGGAGCGGGAACATGGCACCGCGTACCCGATCCTGCGCAAGCTCAAGGAAGCCTACGACCCCAACGGGATCATGAACCCCGGAACGATCTTCCCCGTCGAGGACCGGTAAATGGGGTACCTCCTCGGCATCGACAACGGCTCGCAGAGCACCAAGGTCACCGTCTTCGACGACAAGGGAGCCGTACACGCGAGCGCCCGCGTTCCGTTGCGCCCCAACCACACCCCGCGTCCGGGCGTCGTCGAGCACCCCGACGACGATCTGTGGGACTCGGTCGGCGCGGCGACCCGCGCGGCGCTGGAGGCTTTCGAAGGCGATCCCTCGGAGATCCTCGGGGCGGGATTGTGCACGATCCGCTTCTGCCGCGCCATGTTGCGCGCCGACGGCACGCTCGCGCGGCCCGTGCAGAGCTGGATGGACGAGCGGGTCTCCCGGCCCTACGAGCACACCGACCCCGGCGTGAGGTACGTGACGACCTCGTCCGGCTACCTCACGGTGCGACTGACGGGCCGGTTCACCGACACCGCGGCGAACTACCAGGGCGTGTGGCCGATCGACACCGACCGCTGGGAGTGGGTCGCCGAGCCCGATTTTCCTCGTGACATGCTGTTCGATCTCGTGAATCCAGGCGACCGGCTGGGTACCGTCACGGCCGAGGCGGCAGCGCACACCGGCCTTCCCGAGGGACTGCCGGTGTTCGCGACGGCCAACGACAAGGCGGTGGAAGCACTCGGCGGCGGACTCGGTGACGACCGCACGCTGCTGTTGTCGCTCGGCACCTACATCGCTGGCATGACAACCGGTTCGCGCAACGTCGCCGGTGCCACCTCGTTCTGGACGAACTTCGCGAGCCGTCCTCACGAATACCTCTACGAGAGCCACGGAATCCGCCGTGGCATGTGGACGGTGAGCTGGCTGCGTGATCTGCTCGGCGACGACGAAGACGAGGACTGGCTCAACCAGGGGGCGGCGAAGGTCCCGCCCGGGTCCGACGGCCTGTTCGCCGTGCTCGACTGGCTGGCCCCCGTCGAGGCGCCTTTTCGCAAAGGCGCTTTTCTCGGTTTCGACGGAAGACAAGGGCCGTTCCACCTGTACCGCGCGGTGCTTGAGGCGATCGCGATGACCTTGTACGGCAACGGATCCGCCATGGCCGACGAGCTGGGAACCGAATTCGACCGGGTACTGGTTTCCGGCGGCGGCGCGGGATCGGACGTCCTCATGCGGATCGTCGCCGACGTCTTCGACCGCCCAGCCATCCGCACGCGCGGCGGGGCCGGACTCGGCGCGGCGATCTGCGCGGGCGTCGGGCTCGGCCTTTTCGGCGGCTTCGACGAGGCGGTGAGCGCGATGGTGGGGCAGGGCACCGAATTCCGGCCCGACGCGGCGGCTCACGACGTCTACCGGCGCCTGCACGAGGTCTACCGGAGACTGCCCGACTACACCGACCCGCTGTTCGGCTTGCTGGCCTCGGCGGAGGAGTAAGCGGCGGGGAGTAAGCGTTCGGCTCCGCTATGCGCGAACGCGGATCTCGTTGTCTTGAGTGCGGTGCCCTGAATCGCTGAGTCTCAGCGTCTCAGCCAGGCGGGCGCCGGGTCCACAGATAGCCGACGGCGACGAGGCCGGCCAGGCACTGCGGCAATCCCGCGATGCCGATCACGGGCGGAAGCAGGGGCTGGTCGTACTCGGTCACGAGGAGATTGGTGACCGCAAGGCAGGCCGCGACCAGAAACACCAGCGTCGCCGCGGTTCTCGCCCACCGCTTTTCCTTGCGCGTCGCTCGGAGCAGGACCAGCCAAGACACCACGCCGAGGGCGGCGACGGTGAAGAGGTAGGTCAGCACCACGGACCGGGTGGAGCCGAACTCGGCGGGATCGAGGTATCCGTCGTAGACCCCGTGCAGATGCCGGGTGATCGTGGCGTCGGCGAGTATCGGAATGACTGCGGAGGCAACGGTCAGCGCGAGCCCGGCATACATCGCCACGATCGCACGTCTGTTGGAAAGGGGTCTGGTGCGCGAGGCGACTGTCGCCATCGGTGCTCCTTGCTCGGTCCGTTGTGGTCAGTGCACAGGTAACCAAGCGAGCCGATGCCGTGGCTTGAATGAATGGGACCTTACGCGGCCTTCGCGAAACCGGATCCCGTCCTGTTGGTGAACTGGCTCGGCGTGCCCTCGCTGAACGCCTTGATCTCGCGGCTGAGGTGTGCCTGGTCCGAGTAGCCCGCTTCCGCCGCGATCCGGGCGACCGTAGTGCGCTCGCGCTTGTGCAGCAACGTGATCGCGCGCTCGAACCGCACGATGCGGGCCACGGTCTTCGGCGGCAGCCCGACCTGTTCGGTGAACCGGCGCACGAGATGCCGTCTGCTCACTCCGAGTTCGTCGGCGAGAGCGGCGACCCTGACGGCACCCGATGAGCGGGCGAGAGCGTGCCAGGCCGAGGCGACGACCGGATCGGGTCGTGGTCCCTTGTCTCTGAGATCGCGCAGCGTCTCGTCCAGCAGCCGGAAGCGCTGCGCCCAGCCCGGCTGTTCGGCGAGCCGTTCGATCAGCTCGGAACCGGGCTTGCCGAACAGGGCACCGATGTCGAGGCAGTTGTTGCTGAGCAGGCGAATGGGCGTTCCGGTGATCGAGTACGCGTCGAGCGGGCTCAGCGCGAGCTGGATGCCGTGCTGCCTCCCGCCGACCAGGGTCTCCGCGCTCGTGTCCCTCGGGCCGGTGACCAGAGATTCCCGGTAGGTTCCCGCGCCCTCTCCCGGCGTGCGCACCACCGTGATCGGGTCACCGAACGTGAGGTTCACCAGAACCGTGCTCGACGCGAACTCCCTGCGGTTGATCGTTCCGACGAGGTGTTCCCGGTACCCGCTGTAGTCGCGGACCGATCCGGCCAGCACGCCACGAGGCCGCACGCACACCACCTCGCCGACATGGACGCAGGAACCCGTCGTGAAGTGCATGGCCTCAACGATACGGTCGACGTGGCCGCCGGAGGGTGAGGCAGGCTGTCCTCGGTGGCTACGGGCGCGGGGCGAGTAGTTCGCGGGGCAGCGCTTCGCGCCACCACGATTCGATCCGCTCCGCGGGCCAGCCGCGTTCTCCGGTGAGGGTCGTGTAGCTGTCGATGTTGCACATCGCGGCGTAGATGTCGACGGCCGTCTCGGGGCCGAGACCGGTGCGCAGCGTCCCCGCCGGCCAGTCCGTGAAGATCTTGAGCCGGTTCCGGTCGGCGAGCGCGCGGCCCTCCGTGTAGAGCGCGCCGAGTTCCGGCTCCGTCCGGCCCGCCTCGCGGACCAGCGCGATGACGTCGCCCGCGCGCTCGTAGAGCCTCCTGTCGAACGCGACCATGGCGCCGAGTTGTCGTGCCGGATCGGCGTCGGCCCGCTCCAGTTCCGAGAGCATCCTGGCCGGCTCGGCCGAGAGGTCGGCCGCGTCGGCGAGCGCGCGCGTCAGGCCCGTCTTGTTCTGGTAGGCCGCGTAGACCGTCGGCACCGAGACGCCTGCTTCCTTCGCCACGTCGCGGACCGTCGTGTTCGCCCAGCCCTTGGCCACGAAGAGGTCGAGGGCTGCCCTCGCGATCTCCGCGCGGGTCTCCATCGCCTGGGTCGTCCTGCGCAGCGAGTCGTACTTGCGACGAGGCCGCTCTGCTTCCATTCGTGCTCCTCGTTGGCTTCATGGTCATCGTAATGAAGGGGACCTGGGGTCCGCCGAGGTCGTTGCGCAATCTGCTGCTCACTGCCTATATTCAATATAAGTGTTGTAAAGTCGATAGGAGTTGCCCCGATGACGATCACCGGATTCGCCGGCGTGGGTGGTATCGGGTTCGTCGTGCTGGCGATCGTGATCAACGCCGTCTATCTCAGGGCGGGGCTCCCGTTGCCGACCTCGGGCCATTCCCTTGAGGAGACAACCGCTTCGCTGGCCTCGGTGCGCGACAAGCTGCGGGCTCCCTCGGTCGTCGCGCCGCTGACCTGGTTGTTTCTCACGGTGTTCGCGGGAGGACTGCTCGC comes from the Prauserella marina genome and includes:
- a CDS encoding oxygenase MpaB family protein gives rise to the protein MEELNRRKALRVGGAFGALGALSVTAPAQAQSLWTWSARGSVAGAGNGADPRWVWDPEADPLVASLLDRGDVPAVNKLLRTWTRNDQPLPEGLPNDLRDFMENARRLPSWADEGKLAKAVDFNEKRGLYLGVLYGLASGMMSTVIPKEARAVYYSQGGADMKDRISKTAKLGYDIGARNAYRPDGEMIVTCVKTRLVHAAVRHLLPRSPYWSGAADEDIPISQRDMMVTWHSLPTTVMQKLTAWKVPIASAESEGFLHSWQVGAHLLGIMDEYIPASWNEANAQAKQVLDPVLAPTPEGIRLAEILLNLGAEIDAGILSKPVLGAFTRFMLGDRIAGWLEIPREPLWDPLLRTAWGPFVAVREGLLPFPLAPEAYWTFDEFLRRAALLFLSEARPISIEIPEGNRPF
- a CDS encoding oxygenase MpaB family protein, producing MARLSRRSALISGGALGALGALGTSSPAQARSPLRWTWQPSGSVAGSGAGADPRWVWDEEADPLLASLLDRGVIPKVNELLWNWERNEQALPAGLPSDLRDFMEHARRMPPWADKNKLERAAEFNKSRGIYLNLCNGPGGGILATAIPNEARSVYYSAGGADMEDRVAKTSLFGFAVGSLDAYRPGGSCVIECVKTRLVHAAVRHLLQQSPHWKGDIPISQEDMLVTWHTLPTFAMRKMREWNVPISKADSDAYLHVWQVTAYLLGIKEEYIPADWEAAYAQSDQILPRNMGPTPEGVKLTDILLGQLAEQTSPASISRPLCNALARYLVGDQVADWDGIPREPVWDRLLPQMWPLLVRFREGLVPLPLVPEAAWTIDEALRQYILFYLTKGKETKIEIPTHNRPE
- a CDS encoding molybdopterin cofactor-binding domain-containing protein; translation: MRHVIGRRRFLGYVLAAPTLVAAAEFGRTPAAQGKAGVPGSLGLPSPEITDVVDLNDMMTLAALPTANLITVEVGGDGTVSFALPRAEVGQGITTSTAMLIAEELGVPVPKVRVTLADARPELVFNQLTGGSNTTISTYVPVRVAAAVARLRLFEAASARLGVPATRLESREGIVSVPGRAGGIGIGELAVAAASARTEPVTVELRRREAFTVIGTPHNRVDALEAVTGRKVFTLDLDIPGALPTMVCRAPTINGKPGAVANLAEVRAMEGVTDVAAISTGVAVRARTFGRCIDAVRALRVSWKPGTAEGKSDDTVLAELRAAELPLAPKPPLVGAVEGRFTFHFRGNSALEPNCAIADVRQGRAEIWSSLKSPIVAKQAIAARLGLPQNAVTVHVTEGGGSFGRKLFFDAALEAAEASRKFGKPVKLMWHRADDTRQGRTHPMATSRIRATYVGNTVTSFGQRHTSVSTDLGHGLGEIITATAARLPVGDIGFAETFFQLSQTMSYDFGLSTRLLAETDRGFNTGSMRNVYSPDVTCARELIVDQLAARMGKDPYEFRRDFLRDARSRAVLERAAEAGGWGAPEPEGIAHGIAFHAEYKSVSACFVELDCRPETVERPVRDGVAGPRVTRVVFAVDTGLVVNPRGLRAQMMGGIMDGIALALTSSLHLREGHFLEASWDNYFYTRQWNTPPRLDIIVVPSASDEPGGAGELAVAASTAAVACAYGRATGTMPTSFPVNHARLSFEPKPAVPPVPPSPTDGISHAW
- a CDS encoding (2Fe-2S)-binding protein, yielding MPEHTFRVNGEQVVVDVADEERLLWVLRDILGITGPKYGCGINVCKACTSHLNGRAVNPCAIPVADLRPTDEVTTIEGLAATSGEQLHPMQRAWLDHDVAQCGYCQPGQIMAAVALVRRAAAEGREITEADLDGLRNICRCGTYFRIREAIKDGAKRMSEA
- a CDS encoding SDR family oxidoreductase, whose translation is MDIKDFSLDLFSLRGRNAVVTGGNTGLGRAFTVALAKAGANVFAPSVADDGGETLGLVEEAGTRLETMEIDLTEQDAPERVVRSCVDTLGSVDILVNSAGVSKLAAVDEFGRDEWDPMVALNLTAPFELGRLAGRHMVNQGHGKIINIASLFSFLGGRMSPAYAATKHGIVGFTKAYCDELGAHNVQCNAIAPGYFATPLTERTRSDPATNQRVLDHIPAGRWGELGDLMGAVVFLASRASDYVNGHVLTVDGGYLTR
- a CDS encoding FAD-binding oxidoreductase, which encodes MDTTAIIDRLREIVGPERVDTDEQALREASVDRFKKYTAVNGIYDGPLPVAIVNAGSTEHVARVLAFANEHGVNIVPRTGRTGTEGGLETSFPRTVVLDGSEMDEVLDVDPVNMQATAQCGVPLRVLEERVRELGLTTGHSPQSKPLAQLGGLVATRSIGQFSTLYGGIEDMVVGLEAVFPDGTVGRIKNVPRRAAGPDIRHVVIGNEGALCFVTEVTVKLFTYQPENNRFHGYLIDDVRTGIDILREIVTGGYHPSVARVYSEQDAAQHFSHFAGGKCVAVFLAEGPAPLAEATSAEIEKVVGGYRHQRVDPELIRDWFDNLNWGEDKIRAEQEAMLTERHLGYTTEISANWSVIGDIYDAVIARITSEYPHADDLTMLGGHSSHSYQTGTNMYFVYDYRINCEPREEITKYHIPLNAIIVEETLARGGSMVHHHGIGKYRTPWTEREHGTAYPILRKLKEAYDPNGIMNPGTIFPVEDR
- a CDS encoding FGGY-family carbohydrate kinase yields the protein MGYLLGIDNGSQSTKVTVFDDKGAVHASARVPLRPNHTPRPGVVEHPDDDLWDSVGAATRAALEAFEGDPSEILGAGLCTIRFCRAMLRADGTLARPVQSWMDERVSRPYEHTDPGVRYVTTSSGYLTVRLTGRFTDTAANYQGVWPIDTDRWEWVAEPDFPRDMLFDLVNPGDRLGTVTAEAAAHTGLPEGLPVFATANDKAVEALGGGLGDDRTLLLSLGTYIAGMTTGSRNVAGATSFWTNFASRPHEYLYESHGIRRGMWTVSWLRDLLGDDEDEDWLNQGAAKVPPGSDGLFAVLDWLAPVEAPFRKGAFLGFDGRQGPFHLYRAVLEAIAMTLYGNGSAMADELGTEFDRVLVSGGGAGSDVLMRIVADVFDRPAIRTRGGAGLGAAICAGVGLGLFGGFDEAVSAMVGQGTEFRPDAAAHDVYRRLHEVYRRLPDYTDPLFGLLASAEE
- a CDS encoding helix-turn-helix domain-containing protein translates to MHFTTGSCVHVGEVVCVRPRGVLAGSVRDYSGYREHLVGTINRREFASSTVLVNLTFGDPITVVRTPGEGAGTYRESLVTGPRDTSAETLVGGRQHGIQLALSPLDAYSITGTPIRLLSNNCLDIGALFGKPGSELIERLAEQPGWAQRFRLLDETLRDLRDKGPRPDPVVASAWHALARSSGAVRVAALADELGVSRRHLVRRFTEQVGLPPKTVARIVRFERAITLLHKRERTTVARIAAEAGYSDQAHLSREIKAFSEGTPSQFTNRTGSGFAKAA